Genomic DNA from Hordeum vulgare subsp. vulgare chromosome 2H, MorexV3_pseudomolecules_assembly, whole genome shotgun sequence:
cACGACTTATTGTATCCACTttgaagtcctcatccagcatgatgctgaagcgcctatcatcaactaggtaaggcgtgtcgcaaaggccgCGCTTTGTCTTGACggtattcgcacataacgaattcgtcgtcagacatttcctaaaacagagaaaaattgggcatgacatttactaaaaagtggacatatggagcgccggaAATttaccggaacggaaatgaatcaatatTCTCGCAAAACATTAAGTTGACCAAACCTCAGAAATacaagcaaagctaccaaacGTGAATATCACTCTTTCGGTGCAAGGGATGTatcaaaaaggaaaagcatcactggtggaaaaagggcctttggtcgcggttcgcaactgccattagtcgcggttgcgcaaccgcgaccaaataggcgcgactaaaggcccccccttagtcgcggttgcttaagaaccgcaactaaaggcccgtccacgtgggcgccaggcggccgtcggggcggaggacctttagtcgcggttcttctggccaaccgcgactaaaggccgccgCAGGTTTAGGTAgcccccccctaaacctgttttctatttaatttgtattgttttatttcttttgtgctttattttaattttgaaggagtttcacatattctacggtactacatacatgcatatgaatgtacaatttcaaacaaatttgaaattagaaccaaaaagaattcaagaggaatatacaatatatattcaatatcatcggatgaccatatacaattttgaacaagtttccatacataatttaatgcatataaagttctacgtcctcgtaatggtgttctcctttaggatggaggacttccctcctgaaccatccagctagttcctcttgaagtggtcggaagcgagcttctggactaagcatcatccggaggttattcctctgagcattggtatcactcggaacccgctcagaggtgtatctccggatcatctcacagacatagtatccacatagattggtccccgctggctgaatatccccaccattcttagcctttgaccttttgaattctagctcttttttgaattcaccgacctttgtatctacgaattgtctccaaaccctacgaggcaaagaaaattaaatgaacaagagagttattagttacttgatattaggaaatgaacgaaataggccgatcgatatagagcgcaaatgaatgaaaataattacttctgcagcattcttctcatgccgccccaaagctttggatccatattcagagagtcgtggacgagacattctgaggtgtcaactttaattactagcagaatccagtggaacctgcggacacgatacatgcacagtacgtcatgcataactcatcgattagccggccacataccatgcatggagtaaacaaaagagaatgtgctcaagacagaaacactcacccaaaatggtaaggaaatagaatatcacttttgagttcctgctttgtaagaaactgccacaggtctgcctccatgtcggcggggtgatgctccaacacatatccattaacgatgtgtgggtcaatgaacccaacatcatggatgttccttactctgcattccttaatcttcattctgcatgtataatagcggacacaacaatatagttaggacatatatatagtgcaggcaatatgaacgagatggggtagaaataaatcacttacagaacgtagcaactgatgatagatttgtcgagctcgcgcagattgaaaagctggaacaattcactcagatgaatttgtacatagtaatgtttgaagtgatgctcatatctaacttccgcataaatatattctttggcgtttttattttttatgtaacccttgtaccatttcagcagacctttcatttgtggaggtagatcctcttcctgcgcaggctcgacgagaggcccattcttcacatatgtaattactacctccttcactggcgcctcatcaaggcctaacagttcacgaagagtaatacctaagttggccgcttgttctctggcactcgttacagtcaatccatgtgctgccgcagctgctatgatatcggggtcatccggaccggcggctttcactataagcggggcaatcgattgtttactttgttccccgagctgggcaactcgtttcccgctttttttactttctaattccgttttctcggcctcctccaaggctttgttctcctggttctccgcccgctccttcttctccttcaacatgagtgcctgcctacgaagttcacgtgcatagtcgtcaggcagattcttcgcggcttgggacggtgtgctcaaaaatgacttagcccacttcttttgctcatcagaaaatactggcttgggctcgggctctcttttcttcttgcagtccgccttccatttctcatgatcagcagccGCGGCCGCGGCAGTTTCCTtggcactacgttcccaaggccttgtggggagaggcttcagtgatggctccggtacctttgtggtcttaggtacataagggtccgggttaataatccaggactgcttctgcttctttgccggaggtggattggggggcggcgtctgatcacccgccggacgaggactggggggcggcgtctgatcacccgccggacgttgtggactggggggcgtcggctgacgtgacggaggtgtaggtgaaccgccaccaccaccaccaccaccaccaccgccgccaccgccaccaccaccaccgtaggggggtggacttgttgtccttggcgcctcgcctggaaacttgataaacttcttttgccatagaatgaaatggcgcttgacatctccaagtcttttctccccttcaggtgtagcaatgtcaatctccaggtcctcaaacccttggactaggtcctccaccgtgacacgagcatggccatcttgaatggggttgttgtggtggagtgctccaggtaaacatggtaaagcactgccgatggctaccttcatggacatgttcccgataggataatacagatgacattctttcatctcctttatatcgtccacggggtagcgaggaggctccggtgcagtaatttcgaccaccagaggctccggtgcagtaatttcgatcgtcggtgcatctgcaccagccggtggggcctccgtggaagccacctccgtggaagccacgctgcttctccgctgctggcttccgagatccgctggatgatcttcatgctgcgcccgagctacatctctttcggctaatagtacactcacggttttcttcatcacatccatttccgatgccaaccgcgccacaacatctgcttcccgatccatctttctcttacggcttctgtaaccgtacgggtcatcgttctgggggaaccctattttccacggaatgtgccccatgcctcgtacacgtcctccgtgttcaggattcccgagggcttttgtcagcgtgtcgttctctctgttgaacttgatcttcccctcttgagcatccctcattgcgtcaataagggcttgggtgggtttaattaatttgccccggtaaacacactcccctgtctccgggttcagcgttcccccatgcccgtaccaccagcttttggcccttgggtcccatccctccgtacctggacggattcctcgcgccctcagctcgttctccatcttctccaacctaggcacccaaatgcgatgccctcctggccccataatatgattgtactccttcttagccgcattttccttatttttttcgatatttgaatgaactgctccgatttcttttgcttcacaaattctggccaatcatgtttcagtttctcatattgtcctttgaaatccggagtcttgttctgcttgacaaagtcatgggctagattttgcttgaatttccggaatgcgtcggccatcttatgaagagcgaactgtttgactagcctcctcctctccttgttttcctcaatcttgttaccctccacatcgaatttgttgtattccggaggtagaacgaaatgttccataagcttcttgaagcaatctttttttgttctcttatcgacaaaagtgaaaccagcaattcgtgccttctttggcttattccactcctggacggtgatcgagacgttgtctctaacaacggctccgcattggctgacaaacttggtggcgttcttgcggggctccagcggcctgccggttgcactgtcgacaacctcgatggtgcatgtttctccttgtttcatcgtcttggttgcgccacgctttgacgacgtactcgattgtttcgacgatccggccgagggctaaaataagaaagagagtcgcgcgcgttagtacacacatatttattcaaatcagttagtttgtatcaccagaggctcaatgtatatatatacctcggcgccggaggtggttgctacttccatttgaagatcgtcgtttatcgacgtttgttcggcatcatcttgctgacggcgcccttcatcttcaccgtcaaggttcagataagaagagatatcatcttcttcttgtccggtcggcacatatagaatatcgccgtttatgatgccgaacatatgtgcttcaccgtccggatcatagttgtccataatcgggtcaactctatcgtccgccattatgtcagtcctgaaaacatgtagtaaaaacaaattaattaagtgaagaaggggggcggtggcggtggcggtggcgaaagggcggtggcaaaaggagggggcgaggaaggggtgggagagggtgtcgcggtagagcgcgagacgggcgGCAGACGACGGCGTCACGGAGAGGGAGGCGTTATGGAAATGCACAGTTTTTCATACAAAAAGTTTCTTCCAACTGTGAACGGTTTAAAAGGTTGGAAAGCTTATTTGAAAATGGCTAGCCAGATCGACGCAAATAATATAGATGTTAATTTCTCAATGGTTTGCTGTAATGGAGCAAATGATATAGCATTGGAAAGGTTGAAAAAATACGAAAATTTTATATGTTGTTTGTTTTTTTAATTCCGTACGGTTTTAAGTCAGTTTTAAAATGTCTAAGAACTTTTTTCCGTAGTTTTTACAAATTTTATCACAATGGGGCAAATAATATACCATTGAAAGCTacaaaaaatgcaaaacctttacaagtagtttttacaaacttttttCCGTAGTTTTTACAAATTCTAAGAACTGAGAGAGGCGCGCGCGTGCGCGCGCGGCAGTACCGGCCGGCCGGCGGCGTTGAGGGCGGGCGAGCGAGGCGGCGCGCGCGCGGTGGGCGAGGGAGGCCGGTGATAGCGGCCGGCGGCGCCGTACGTGGGCGAGagggggcggcgtcgagggcgagggcgacggcgggcgatggcgggcggcgtcgagggcgaggggcgacggcgggcgtcgagggcgacggcgggcggcgtcgaggggcaggccttcggcgcggcagagatcggagaagacgagaaatGGAGGCGACGGTTCGGGcccttgtatttatagccccccccccctttagtcgcggttggggaggcgacccgcgactaaagggtaacctttagttgcggttggccagaccaaccgcgactaaagggttttttggcgggtttttgcgttcccgcgcgcaacgacctttagtcgcggttggccaggccaaccgcgactaaaggtatttttcaaaatacttttctttttcaaaatcttaaaaatacaaataatatatcaaaaaattcagaaaaataaaactaattcaattcaatatgttaaaaacacaaaaattatatcaaaaaattcagaaaaataaaactaattcaattcaaaattctaaaaatacaaataatatatcaaaaaattaagaaaaataaaactaattcaattcaaaatgttaaaaatacaaataatatatcaaaaaattcagaaaaataaaactaattcaattcaaaatcttaaaaatacaaataatatatcaaaaaattaagaaaaataaaactaattcaattcaatataATTTATAGGCACGGCGCCGCTTCTGCTTTGTCTTGTTCCTCCGACAAGGGCGTCGTGCGCTACCCACGCATCCTTATCCTGCCGACAGCTTTAATCACGGTTGCaccctccagccgggactaaagcttacccaaacgtccttatcccaccgacagttttcttagatgacacaaaaaccacatttagtcccggttgcaccaaccagccgggactaaaggttagatgaccagctctggattcctcttcttcccgccatttcttccctgtcttcccgcctctttcttcccgccactttcttcccgcctcctgtcttcccgctcccatttttcccgccatttctcactacatatatgtagcccggcttggccagcattatcacatctctacactctctcatcactctctcatggcttccaccgcacccactctaacctaccagcaggtggaggagctttgcgcctcgaactacccttgtccaccgggctaccgcgtccccaccggctggagcctaagcgccggcggcgtgccgatccctcccgtccctcagggtactgcgcgccgggcggccatcacgaaccactactacctcgacctcacgccggagcagcggatgaatccccgctggcatcccgataaccagcatacttgggacgccttcttcatcaatcggcgtgagagggcgctcgccaggtatgaggaggacggtctgcctcctgggaacttccacgaggccggccgtcggctatggtggtacggccggactctgcagagcgtcatggactacatcacggccggcgatatcccccgcctgcgctaccctcagttcgagccacgagcgccgcccgacgacagcgacgacagcagcgacgacgacggcggcaacttagaaggcgacgactaccagtacCACGGCGgcggctatgaagactacgagtatgcatattatacgcctaggcaggagtatgactaaatcactccaaatttcatgtatcatcagtggtatctcgaatcattcgaaaatggacaccaaacacatcacgggtaatataattcacatgatccattcaacaaatttggtacaataaattattacacatcatttcttcccttgtgtccctgcttgcttacgattgtgccgtatccatggagcatcctcatcatttaacttaatgcttgggtcggtgttcactttgaagggcggaatttcagcaaacatattataatcttctgacatgtctgtcttgtcctccactcccacgatgtttcttttccgtgaaagaacaatgtggcgctttggatcatcgcatgatgtactgattgttttcttatctttccgtttcctcggtttgctactcatgtccttcacatagaaaacctgagcgacatctttcgctaggacgaatggttcgtcaaggtaaccaagattgttgaaatccaccattgtcattccgtattgctggtccacctttaccccacctcctgttagcttgaaccatttgcaccggaacaaagggaccttaaaggagggtccatagtcaagttcccatatctcctctatgtaaccataatatgtgaccttttgcccattctcggttgctgcatcaaagcggacaccactgttttggttggtgctctttttatcttgggcgatcgtgtaaaatgtattcccatttatctcgtacccttggaaagtcgttatagtcgaagatggtgtcttggccaacatgtacagctgatctacaacatcattgtcattcattaaatgttttctcaaccaactgccgaaagtatccatgtgggccttcctaatccaggattcaggcttccccgggttgtccgagcgtaaaatattcttgtgtttctcaaagtacggagccaccaagctggaattggtcagtacagtgtggtgtgcttcagtcagagaatggccgtccatacatatcgttgatttccttccgatcgtgccttttccacttagtctcccctcgtgccgcgatcgaggaagaccaatcggcttaaggtcaggaacaaagtcaacacaaaactcaattacctcctcatttccatagcccttggcgatgcttccttctggcctagcacggttacgaacatatttctttaatactcccatgaacctctcgaaggggaacatattgtgtagaaatacaggaccgagaatgaaaatctcttcgactaggtgaaccaagaggtgcgtcataatattgaagaaggatggcgggaacaccaactcgaaactgacaagacattggatcacatcgttctgtaactgtggtagaacttctggattgattaccttctgagagattgcattgaggaatgcacatagcttcacaatggctactcgaacattttccggcaggagccccctcaaagcaatcggaagcaattgcgtcataatcacgtggcagtcgtgagacttcaggttttggaactttttctccgccatgtttattattccctttatattggacgagaatccagacgggaccttcatactgctcaggcattcaaaaaagatgaccttctcttctttggtcagagcatagctggcacgaccttgaaaccattccggatgccggtcatcagggtctttcaaacgttgctggtcctgccgtgcttcctttgtatcatttgtcttcccatacacgcccaagaagcttaggaggttcacgcaaatattcttcgtaacgtgcatcacgtcgattgcagagcggacttctaggatttccaatattctagctcccagaatatagatttcttcttccacatggctgcgtgcccgtcagctcccttcggaactgattgtccgccaggaccctttccaaagatgactttcaaatccttgaccatatcaaatacctcagcaccagtgcgttccgcaggcttcggccggtgatctgccttgccgttgtaatgcttgcctttctttcttactggatgaattttcggaagaaatcggcgatgcccaaggtacacgttcttcttacaatttggcaaatgtacactttcagtctcatgtaagcagtgcgtgcatgcattgtatcccttatttgacagtcccgaaaggttactaagagcaggccaatcgttgatggttacgaaaagcaacgctcgtaggtcaaattcctcttctttgtgctcatcccacacacggacaccaggtctgccccacagctgtaaaagttcatcaactaatggccttaggtacacatcgatgtcgttgccgggttgcttcggaccttggatgagcactggcatcataatgaacttccgcttcatgcacaaccaaggaggaaggttgtagatgcatagagtcacgggccaggtgctatggctggagctctgctcgccaaaaggattcatgccatctgtacttagaccaaatcttatgttccttgcgtcagctgcaaaatctttgaactctctgtcgatctttctccattgcgttccatctgcggtgtgtct
This window encodes:
- the LOC123431068 gene encoding uncharacterized protein LOC123431068, which translates into the protein MYGNRLSREFTTGLKDFLVVANANKQKGFVICPCVDCKNQKGYSSSIEVHLHLLRHGFMPSYNCWTKHGERGVIMEEDEEGDDFIDESYLAHFGDTFMEDAEGEGEGEGEGEGEEEARDETVDDLGRTIADARRRCETEKERENLDRMLEDHRKSLYPGCDDGLKKLGCTLDLLKWKAQAGVADSAFENLLKMLKNMFPKNNELPVSTYEAKKVICPLDLEVLKIHACINDCILYRGEYENLNECPVCTALRYKIRGDDPGDDVEGEKPRKWVPAKVMWYAPIIPRLKRLFRNKEHAKLLRWHKEDRKSDGELRHTADGTQWRKIDREFKDFAADARNIRFGLSTDGMNPFGPKQPGNDIDVYLRPLVDELLQLWGRPGVRVWDEHKEEEFDLRALLFVTINDWPALSNLSGLSNKGYNACTHCLHETESVHLPNCKKNVYLGHRRFLPKIHPVRKKGKHYNGKADHRPKPAERTGAEVFDMVKDLKVIFGKGPGGQSVPKGADGHAAMWKKKSIFWELEYWNLKDPDDRHPEWFQGRASYALTKEEKVIFFECLSSMKVPSGFSSNIKGIINMAEKKFQNLKSHDCHVIMTQLLPIALRGLLPENVRVAIVKLCAFLNAISQKVINPEVLPQLQNDVIQCLVSFELVFPPSFFNIMTHLLVHLVEEIFILGPVFLHNMFPFERFMGVLKKYVRNRARPEGSIAKGYGNEEVIEFCVDFVPDLKPIGLPRSRHEGRLSGKGTIGRKSTICMDGHSLTEAHHTVLTNSSLVAPYFEKHKNILRSPSSTITTFQGYEINGNTFYTIAQDKKSTNQNSGVRFDAATENGQKVTYYGYIEEIWELDYGPSFKVPLFRCKWFKLTGGGVKVDQQYGMTMVDFNNLGYLDEPFVLAKDVAQVFYVKDMSSKPRKRKDKKTISTSCDDPKRHIVLSRKRNIVGVEDKTDMSEDYNMFAEIPPFKVNTDPSIKLNDEDAPW